A portion of the Apus apus isolate bApuApu2 chromosome 3, bApuApu2.pri.cur, whole genome shotgun sequence genome contains these proteins:
- the RWDD2A gene encoding RWD domain-containing protein 2A encodes MAVTVQECLELQLLEMEMLLSMFPKKGEINLDEDAVPCMQRYLRNPDGALPPQLECSIAVDVGEAKVKVELQVVLPHRYPHIAPQLFARSDALHRQQQLQLNTGLASYISSLGSGELCIYEAVQWVKDNSLPYLESSKVSSESVSKEVVVKETLHRMWIYSHHIYRQELRKKIFDCAKKLNLTGFCLTGKPGVICVEGHRENCEEFWHDIRYPKWKHISCKHVENIETEGSINNLRLFHGFEDLQFQAHGDYGLRNDYHMDLGQFLEFLKQHQSGHIFQILFGVEGKLADK; translated from the exons ATGGCTGTCACAGTACAAGAGTGCCtggagctccagctgctggaaatggaaatgctCCTTTCAATGTTTCCCAAGAAAGGTGAAATAAATCTGGATGAGGATGCTGTGCCCTGCATGCAGCGCTACCTGCGGAACCCTGATGGAGCTCTGCCCCCACAGCTTGAATGTTCCATTGCTGTTGATGTAGGGGAGGCAAAG gtaaaagTGGAACTGCAGGTAGTGCTGCCTCATAGGTATCCTCACATAGCTCCTCAGCTTTTTGCAAGATCAGATGCACTGCACAGACAGCAACAGCTGCAGCTCAACACTGGTCTTGCTTCTTACATCAGTTCTTTGGGTTCAGGTGAACTGTGTATCTATGAAGCTGTGCAATGGGTGAAGGACAACAGCCTGCCTTACCTGGAGAGCAGTAAGGTGTCTTCTGAAAGTGTTTCAAAAGAAGTTGTAGTTAAAGAAACCTTGCACCGCATGTGGATCTACAGCCATCACATTTACAGgcaggaactgaggaaaaagaTTTTTGACTGTGCAAAGAAGTTAAATCTGACTGGCTTCTGCCTAACAGGGAAACCTGGTGTCATCTGTGTGGAGGGACACCGAGAAAACTGTGAAGAGTTCTGGCATGATATTAGGTATCCCAAATGGAAGCATATTTCATGCAAGCATGTGGAGAATATAGAAACAGAGGGAAGTATCAATAATCTTCGTCTTTTTCATGGTTTTGAAGACCTACAGTTTCAGGCACATGGTGATTATGGCCTGAGGAATGACTATCACATGGACCTTGGCCAGTTCCTGGAATTCCTGAAACAACATCAAAGTGGacatatttttcagattttatttggTGTTGAAGGCAAACTTGCAGACAAATAA